tccttgagtttggaccaactcaattccatgggtATGCCTCAAtgtcaacatcgcatgttgcatcttgtcACTTTGGCCTTGCCTTATCTTTCCCTCAATGAAgtttcattgtgtcggccaataagcttcattacttaacCAAATGTCTTTACAGTGTACCGCTACCTTTGCATGTCACTAACCATGTAGGGTCTTGCTATTTCAGCAATTTGACAATCTATGCAGTATCGCGTAATTATTGACGGACACTGACTTGGCCTATAATTCTGTAACGCACTTGCATGACCGGTCATACCTACACGGTACGGTGTGTTGCACTAATAAAGACTGGAAATACTCTCTACGCAGCCTTTGGATATAATCCTGGCAACGCAATAAGTTACTGGTAATAATTGTGGATTTGGTTGGCTGCTAAACGCGCCAAAAATTCTTCTAGTCTCTCTTTTCCAGCAGTTGCCATGGCATATGcgactgcaaatcttcttcatttctcaaCCCCTCGTATCCAATTCAGAAACCCTTATTCttcaagaaccctaaatattGTCAACTTAGTATCAcctttaccatcatcatcatcattttcaaTTTCATCCCGGCAACAATTGAAGTTATTTCGACCTAATTTCACTAAACCTGGAAGAAAAAGATTTCATTTCTACACAGAAGCTTATGCAGCTGCTCCATCTTCTGATTCAAATATCAACAGTGAACCAAAACCAGAAGaatcaaattcttcttcatcagatACTAATCGTTCTCCAAATGTAATTACTTGGGGTCTTATTTGGAGTCTTATGCTTCGGCATAAACTCCGCCTCGCAATATCGATTGCTACGCTCATTGGTTGCACTACTTGTACTCTTTCTATGCAAATCTTTTCTGGTATGTATGAATTACTCAATTGCTTGTTATCGGTGTTTCGGGTTCTTAGTAACTCAAGGTGTTTGTTGATTTGACAGGACAATTTTTTGAAGTACTAATTGGAGCAAGGCCGGAGCCTTTGTGGAAGTTGCTTAGTAGAATTGGAGTTCTTTATATTATGGAGCCAATTTTCACTATTTGTTTTGTAATAAACATGACTACTATTTGGGAGAATGTGATGATAGCATTGAGAGGCCGTGTTTTTCGAAGAATTTTGATTCAGAAGGTAATCTCTCCTATGCCCCATGGTTATATGGAATTTGATGCTTTCGAATGTAATAAGATGAAGGAACTACAGTGTGGGACAAATGGGGAAGTTCAAAATTAATACCTTCAGTACATAGCCGATTGCATAGTTTATATTGTCAGGGTTCACTCAGTGCATGAAGCTCCATTTCTTGGTTTTTCTTGCATCATAATATTGTATCACTGAGTTCTATATTTACTAGGATATGGAGGTCTTATTTCGTATTGAACTTCAGTTTGCTTGGGGTTCCAGTGGTGCATTATGTTGATTGAATCACGCCTTTATGTTTCCCATCAATATAAGTCATTTCGGTGGGTTGGTTAACGATGGTGCTAGAGTTTCTTTTGCCCAAAATTTGTTACCTAGTAATTGGTTAGTGGCTGGGAGGTAGTCTACATAAATAATGCGTTGTTAAGTTTTAAATTATTTCTGAAAAGAAGGCATCAATATGAATTATCACTCATTTTTGCAGAATATCTTATAGTAATTATGCTGGAAACGTCTATTCGGGTTGTCTGATATATGATTTTGTTCTTTTATGTCCAATTGCAGGCAGAGTTTTTCGATCGGTACAAGGTATGAAcataacatttttctttttcttttttgtatccAATAGCctctataaataaaagtgtttatattttttattttcctgtCATATGTTGTGTAGCAAATTGGAAAATGCACAGGTCCGCAGTTTAATTCTAATTTGTTACTTAATAATGTCAAGGATGAACAATGTAACgaaatttcttgtttgttttactATAAATCTTCTTAGCCGTTCTCCAATCATTGTTGTGAAGATGCATGTTTCAGACACCTAAACCTTTGCTGAGCTCTTTAGATGTGTGTCTAGCATAACTGTGTCGCGCATAATTTCTGCAGCCAACATGATTATGCTCTTCTTACTCTGTCATCAGCTTAGTAAGTTGTTTTGTATTCAGTCGTCAGTAGGTTAACACATATGGACAAGCTAGGTCAACTTGAATATTTAATCCCACTTCCTAAACTATTATCTATTGCGGACATAAGTTACGGTTCACAAATTTATCAGTTCATAAaacttttcatttcttttgcaaTGGGACTTGCAGCTCATTCAGTAATGACGACACAAATCAATACGATTATAGTTCTCCAAGGAAGTAAGGAAATTTTGTAACACTTAAAAACTGAATAAAGAAAATTAAAACTGTGGTTAGGGTGTTTCTTGTAGTCTTGTGGGCTCAAAGGGAGCCtattacacaaaattaattaacaaGTACCCTGCGAAATCACTCATGCGGTTTAAGTCAGTATGCAAAGGTTGGTTGTTTGTGATTAAACGAGATACAAACTTTCTTGATTTACATTTCAGTCGTTCAAAATCACGTCCGAATCTCCTCGTCATTAACCAAATTCCAGGAAAGAGCATCATCTTTAGCACTAACATAGACTTTAGCTTTGGAGAAAGCAAATCGTTTCAGCAAAGTAATTCATGTGCAGAGATAGTTGAAGCcagaactggtggtggtgaggaTGAAAGAGTGGAAGCCATGGAATGTTATTATAATAAGCATGTCTTGGAACCCGTAAATGGTTTGCTTTGTTTCGTAGATTGGAAGACACATGCTATTAGGGTATACAATGCAAGTACACGAGAAGCAACTCCCTGGGTCAAATCAACGttagtagaagaagaaaatcacaaGCTTGCAAACGAAGGCAGCACGAATGAGATAAAAGGTCATCGTAAAGAGATTTATCAATTTGGGTTCGACCCAGAGAACAAGGAACATAAAGTATTCTGCTTTTGGAGACTAGCTGATAAACCTCAAGGGTATGCTTATACTTGCATGGACCGCCATGATTATGAAAGTTGGGAGGCGTTGAAAACAACCAAATAAAGGTTAAAGTGGCGCTCCCCTCGGATAATTGTCGTAGGCCACAGGTGTATGCAGATGGTACCATATATTGGAGTAACAAAAGATATTATCTAGATAAGGGCCTGTTtgaagtgtgtgggcttccaacaCACACTTCAAACAGCCGTCATAGTTGCACTTGATGTTGGAAGTGAAAAGTATAGAGTTATCCCAATTCCTAAATTCATCCCCATTAGTCCTATTGGTATGCTAGTATTGGGTAGCCATGTAGCTCTATTATACCGGATGGAACCTTACGCCCTTAAGTTATGGATGTTTGATGTCGGACAAAAAACTGGGAAACTGTCAAGGAAACGAAAAAAATTGGAGCTCAGAGACTATAACACTACGTACCCTTTCGTTGTGATGGTCGGGCCAATATTGGTGTTTCTGCAATTTCTGGAAGTACTGACAAGATACTCTTTGAATATCGGAGACTTGTAAGTTCTGTAAGCTTCGACTGTTTGTATTCTTATGATCGCAGGACAAAGATTTGCAGGAAGATTGAGATGGATGGAGCCTCGTGTGCCCTTCACTCCAAGAGGTCCCCAGTTAGAACTTTGACTGAAAGCCTCTTTCCTGTTGAGCCTCTCAACAATTAAGGCAAAAGTTACTAGTtacaattttttttccttgagCTGGTATCGACCATATATGGAGGAATCAATTCTGAAGTAGCGCCATGACAATGGGAGTATCAGATTGGATTTGTTACTGGAATGGCGATATATCTTAAAAACAATTGCTGAGATTGCAGTACTATGGTAATATAATTTTGCGAatcataaggttgttttcaagTTTTCATGTATGCCTTTAGTATTTATGGATGTACGACAATTATTAAATCAGTTCCATCTTTGATGCATACAATTCAGCATTTACCTCTCAAAGCCCATCATAGCATAGACCACATTGCCATAAAACCCTTCCAAAACGAATGAAACGATAATACATGAAGGCATACACTTTTATAATCTACAAGATAAAAAACATAATGAACTGATCCATAGTTCTCAGACTATTAGACACATATATTCCAACCTGGGACGGTTATAACTGATAGGTGAAAGCACATAATTGAACTAAACTCTACTGGAAATACAGATATGAGACACTCTCTGCAATGAAGTCTCTCTGACTTCTCTCTGccgcaaaaaagaaaaaagaaaagaaaaatattgcTTCTGCAACTCTCCCATCTGCAGATTCTATTACTCAGCAGGTGATTCCTTCCTTCAAcctttttctttgtttctctttttttcttgacAAGATTTATCTACTTTGCGATTTGTAATATATCGATTATTGacaacagaattagggttttttcccCCTACGAACTGGTTTTAGGGTTTTCGTTGATGATTTAATGGAAGATGTATAGGTTGTTACCAATTATAATTTCATGTGATTTATATTTTCTTCAATTGATAATCCTCATCTTCCATATCTAAATACCGTATTATTTATGTATGGTTTAATTTCTTTGCTAGGAACGCAAGGATGGATGATAAACACGCGGATAAGAAACCTGAAGTAAAACGAAAGGAAGAGGCTTTTTTCTTGGCGTATCCCGATTTGGTTACTTACAAATCTATGGGTCGCTTTGTGAACTTATTTGAGAAaatggagttgaagctgaaaGGTAAAcctgatttgttttttttctttaaagttTTTTTTCTCAAAGTATTCATCACAGTTGGTTATCCAATTTAAAACATGTCTATGTTTCATTCCAAGATATGAGGCTTATGCATGTGAATAAGAGTTTAATTCAGAAGCACTTCGAAAATGTTGGAGGGGAACCCGAGGGACCATCGTTACAGTCGTTACAACTCTTGGGCTGTTTACTTAACTTGTAGACCTGTTGTGGCTATGATATTGGAGGGAGATGATGCTCTCCATAAAGTTAATGAAATTACATCGAATAAGGAGAAGGGATCTCTCTTTTGGATTAAGGCGGGTAAGCCTAAAATCTCATTATTCATTTACATCATAACCACTTTCTTGTTTGCTATGTGTATAGCTGCCCTGTTCACCGATTTGTGTGTTTCATGTTGAATTTTAATTGCCTTAAGGCCTCCATAATGAAATTTTTTGCATGATTCAGTGACTAGTACTAATATTACATCAGAAATGCTCGGTATTTTATTGATTTATACTATTACTAGACTTACTGATGTGAGTTATTGAGGAATTAAGTGCACTCACCGAACTCGGCGAGTTTATGATTCAGGGACTATTACTAATATGGGAATTAAGTGCATGTGGCTCTTTATTTTGCACGGCAGGCCAACGTCTTACATCAGCAAGTCTGCTGATGATGCGTCACGAGATATAGAGCTGTGGTTCCGTGAAGATTGTAAAGGATGGTTAAATGAAATGACTAAGAGTGAAGATCTAATATACGTGCATCCAGGAGACAAATCATATGGCCCATGGGAATCAGCTTATGAGATGCTAAAGAATGATGTCATGTGTGATCCTCAACCGTAAGTTTTTTGATTCAGAACTTCATATGATGTATTGAATTGATCAGAAGGAAGCCGTATCCATATTTAACTTTGTCATGTCGGGTAGTACTCCATATTTATCAGAAGGAGTATAATTTAATGCATTTAGGGCTTGAAATCAGACTTAAAATTTATAATTTATTTGGTTACTCACCTTTTGCAATAACTCTAATAGGGATCTTCAGCGATATTTTGACATGGCTGAGATGTCTGTTGTCGTTATCAAGCCTAAGGCTTTTGATGAGTACTGTGTTGGTGAAATCTTGAAGACTGTTGAGGTTAACGGTTTTGGAGTAAGAGGTGAGTGTGTAACACTGCGTCctggatttttttttgtgtgtgcttAATGCTAATGTCAGGCTCGATTTCTGGTTACACTGTTCGATCGAACTTCATGTAGGTTTAAAGCTTGTGAGTAAGGCTGAATGTCCTGCAAGCGATGTATGGTCTGATTCTTGTACCTCGAGTGAAAGCGGCGGCAATGAGTATGCTCTTGCTATGGTTGCTAATTTTCTTTACCCGGATTTCGAATTACTGCATGATGAACCAAATGCCaaatattttgattttagttCAAAAGTATGCCGAGTTGGTAGGTAAATATATTTTTGCATTTATGGTTTATCATTCAAATATTTTTCTGCATGTTCGCTGGAAGCATCatttattgctttatccaagggTCAGTTTTTGGAGAAGGTATGCATGTAAGCTTGGGCATATCTTCTCATATTTGATCCCCCACACCAGAGTAGAAAAGGATAATGACAAGTCCAATGATAATTGTAGAATTGGTAAATCAGTTGTAATTGTTTCATTCAAGAAAAAGTGTGTTACAAGATAAGACTGGACAAGCTTTAAATACAGAGAAGACAACATCTACCAGGATGTCTGGCAAAGACAGTTGCAGTAACAGAAAAGCCAGCTTGTCCATCTAGCAAATGTACTAAATACACACAGATAAAAACTATATACAGACACTCATACAATGACTATAGCTAATAGCCTTCCTCAAACTGAGAACTGGAACAGGGCATAAGCTTGGACTGTAGATTGGTAAATAAGCTTTTAGAAAGCCCCTTGGTGAAGACATCTGCAATCTGTAAGAGAGAAGGAATGTATTTTTCAAGCATAAATCCAGTAGACACTAAGCTCCTGATAGTGTGACAATCAATCTCAACATGTTTGGTTCGTGCATGAACCATCTGGCTAACACCCACATTGTCACAGTAAATGGTGCAGGGAAAATGACAGTTAATCTGTAACTCATGAAGAAGATAAGAAACCCATCTAAGTTCAGAAGCAGCAACATCTAGAGACTTGTATTCTGCTTCAGTAGAAGAATTGGACAAGGTAGGTAGCTTTTTGGATGACCAAGCTACCAGATTGGGACTAAGATAAACACAATAACCTGCTGTTGATTTTCTAGAGTCAGGGCAaccagcccaatcactatcacAATATGCAGTAATTCTAGAACAATCTCTCCCATGAAGAGTAATACCAGACCCAAGTGATCCATTAACATACCTGAGAATTCTTTTGGCTAATTGCAGGTGGATATCAGTTGGCTGATGCATAAACTGTGAAATATAATTGACACCAAAGCGGATATCCGGTCTGGTTAGAGTCAAGTATTGTAAGATGCCAACAAGTTGTCTATAGTAAGCAGGATCTGTGAGAGGAGTGTCATCATAAAGAGAAACTCTTTTACCTGATGCAACTGGAGTCTTGCAGGGTTTTGAGTCAAGCATATCAAACTTTATAAGTAATTCCATAGAGTACTTGTTTTGACTGAGAGATAGAGAGTTGTTGGATGGATACTTGACTGCTTCAATACCAAGGAAATAATGAAGGTCCCCCAAGTCTTTCATGGCAAAGTTAGTCTTCATAGAAGAAACATAATCAGATAAAACAGCAGCTGAAGAACCCACTAagataatatcatccacataaactagAAGAATCATTTGTGTAGCACCTTGTCTGAATATAACATGGAGTGATCAACTTCAGATCTGAAGAAGCCATAATGAAGTAAAAAACTGCTGAGCTTATCATACCAAGCCCTTGGGGCTTGTTTAAGACCATACAATGACTTTTTCAGTTTGCACACACAAGATGGATGATCAGCTAACACAAATCCAggaggttgttccatgtaaacatCCTCATTTATATCACCATGGAAAAATGCATTGGATACATCAAGTTTCTTAATTGGCCAATTGTTACTTAAAGCTAGGCTAAGCACACATATTATAGTAGTAGCTTTAACTACAGGACTAAAAGTCTCTTCAAAATCAACTCCATCAACTTGATGAAATCCCTTTGCTACTAATCTAGATTTAAATCTTTCAAGAGTGCCATCAGACTTAATTTTAGTTATATACACCCACTTACAGCCTAAAACATTCATGCCTGGAACATAAGGAACATACTCAAAAGTGTTGTTGGAGTGCAAAGAATTATGCTCCTCTTGCATAGATACAACCCATTTTGGATTTTTAGCTGCTTCCTTAAAAGTCTTTGGAGCAGTAAACTCAGTTTTCTTAAGAGTAGCACTAAGAGCCAGTGGAACTGGATGTTTAGTATGAGAATATGCTACAAAGTCAGGTCCAAAGATTTCTTCTGATGTACACCAGATTTTGATCTAGTACAAATAGGAGAAGTAGGTACCTCAAGTGGTGTTGAATCAGAAGAAGACATTGTGGTGGATGGAGACTGAGCTGGAGAATGCACTTCATCTGTAGTAGTAGGTAAGGCTACCTGAGCTGTAGAAAGTGAGGTTTCTGAAGTAGGAGAAGTAGCTGCATTAGATGAGGATATGAATGGAAAAACTGCTTCATTGAAGACCACATTGACAGAAGTAAAAACCTTTTTGGTGAGGGGATCATAACATCTGTAACCTTTTTGAAAAGGACTATAACCAATAAACACACAAGATGTTGACTTGGGACTGAGCTTATCTTTTCTGCGGTGAGCCAGATGTGGAAAGCACAAGCAACCAAAGACCTTGATA
The nucleotide sequence above comes from Papaver somniferum cultivar HN1 chromosome 8, ASM357369v1, whole genome shotgun sequence. Encoded proteins:
- the LOC113302162 gene encoding ABC transporter B family member 28-like, with protein sequence MAYATANLLHFSTPRIQFRNPYSSRTLNIVNLVSPLPSSSSFSISSRQQLKLFRPNFTKPGRKRFHFYTEAYAAAPSSDSNINSEPKPEESNSSSSDTNRSPNVITWGLIWSLMLRHKLRLAISIATLIGCTTCTLSMQIFSGQFFEVLIGARPEPLWKLLSRIGVLYIMEPIFTICFVINMTTIWENVMIALRGRVFRRILIQKAEFFDRYKV